A single region of the Halanaerobiales bacterium genome encodes:
- a CDS encoding YlbF family regulator, translated as MSTYNLAHKLAKEIKNSDEYEEYQEKKQAVLNDEKAKDMLLDYQKQEQKLQSKQISGKELTEEEKEKFENLRNLVQMNNKISEYLEAEQRVSVMLNDLQRILFGDLEFGIIDE; from the coding sequence ATGTCTACTTATAATTTAGCTCATAAATTAGCTAAAGAAATTAAAAATTCTGATGAGTATGAAGAATACCAGGAAAAAAAGCAGGCTGTTTTAAATGATGAAAAAGCTAAAGATATGCTTTTAGATTATCAAAAACAGGAACAAAAATTACAGTCAAAACAAATATCGGGTAAGGAATTAACTGAAGAAGAAAAGGAAAAGTTTGAGAATTTGAGAAACCTAGTTCAAATGAATAATAAAATTAGTGAATATTTAGAAGCAGAGCAGAGAGTAAGTGTAATGTTAAATGATCTTCAACGTATATTATTTGGCGATCTTGAATTTGGAATTATTGATGAGTAA
- a CDS encoding NifU family protein — translation MDKKEVQKIIDKIRPGLQADGGDVELVEVTDDGIVKVQLLGACNGCPMSTMTIKNGIEKTLKKHIPEVEEVRPV, via the coding sequence GTGGATAAAAAAGAAGTTCAAAAAATTATAGATAAAATTCGTCCCGGACTACAGGCTGACGGTGGAGATGTAGAATTAGTTGAAGTTACTGATGATGGTATTGTAAAAGTTCAACTTTTGGGAGCATGTAATGGATGTCCAATGTCTACGATGACAATAAAAAATGGTATTGAAAAAACTTTAAAAAAGCATATCCCTGAGGTCGAAGAAGTCAGACCTGTATAA